The Engraulis encrasicolus isolate BLACKSEA-1 chromosome 24, IST_EnEncr_1.0, whole genome shotgun sequence DNA window GCCAGACGAAATGTCAAAGGACCTCCGCTGCCACTCGTCCAGGTGTGCGCTGCTCATGCCTGGACTGCTCCAGCCCTGTGCAAGGAGAGGGGGCAGGAGCCATTAAAATTGCATGTCAAAGGCTACAGTGCAGTGCAACACCATATGCCCCCACCACTTACTACCAACCTTCCCCTGAATGTTCAAAGGACAGAGACAAAATGTCCTGTGTCGTTGCCTTGGGGCTGAATAGGTCATCAAGAGAGGTGTTGTGAATGTTTTATGTTCATCATCACAGAAATATTGAGAAAATATTTTTGCTGCCTGTAGTATAACTTGCGCGACAATAAACTCCTTTAAACACCGACTACACCAGCTAGTTTCGAGATGAAGGTAATGACATGTCACACACCTGAAAATGATAGAAAAGGAAACTGGGGCATGCTGCCAAACGCATATGCTTGAGGAAGAtctttgcttgaggcaatttgcCAACAACTAGGCCCATTAAAAGTGAGCCATATTTACACACCAAGTCGTAATACGTTTACAAAGTTATGCAGCAGTAAAGTATAACACATTCGGTACACAAAGTAACATTTTCTGAGTTGTCAGATGGTAACTTTGACGTTAGGTACATAGCTAGAGGTAAAAGGCTTTCACTAAAAGCTGTGCTTAGCTAGCAACACTTCTCGTTAACTAAGGCCTGTAACTGCCATCGAATTGTGTTTACTTTGTCAACATTCAAACTTTCAATTGCAAGGACCTTACCTCACAAATGTACTTTGACACTTCAACTATTTTGTAATCACAGCACGTAGTGCAATAGAACTAGTCTACAACACCAGCATGGGCTCTCTGTTTTGCTAGTGGGAATATCCAAACTTCCCGCCACATGTAAAAACCAAACATCCGGCCCAACCAGTGGGCTGGGCTTGCTCGTGCTGCTCTGTTGGACCATTCATAGTTATTTTTGACACTCCGATTTGTCCTACAAAGTTATCTGGTAAATtaataaaacatgtgtttttcttGTACATGTAAGTAAAGTAAGCAATCATTTACAATTGATTAATAAAACAGTCTAAACCAGTGAGGCTCGGCTCTGGTCTTAACTAGACGACTCTTCAGAGGACGGATTTCATGGCAAAGTCTGCCCTCGTGTGGTATAGGATTTGTAATGCACTAACAgtccaaagaaagaaaaaacactggTCGTTTCAGCAGTGCTATTTTGTTTGAATAGACCTACATTAGATTTCATCACTTTTACCCCTCTGATGTACtttatgacgttcattatgtctaactattGTAGTAACGCttaacattttcttttcttttcttactgTGGTAGTCAGACAAATGAGTATTGTAGTACATGCCTGATATTTAATTGAGAACTGGTTATTAAGAATGCACATAATGCATACAGTTAGGGTATAGAAGAAAGTCATAGTTGCTTCAAAAGGGAACTGGAGATTATTCAATGAATGCGTGATTTGCGTCGGTCTTTCACTAGATTGACACTCATTTGAGAGTACAAGTTGTCACTACATTGACCATAGTTCCACGCGGCATTCCGCACGCTGACGTTGACGCTTGACAGCTCCAGTCCAGTCCATGGACATAAAGGAATACGGCTGAATTTCACGGGAAGTGTTGCATTTCTTGGAAAACGCTGTCTGGCTATTTTAAAGGACCGATACGAAGTGCAATTGCCGCATAAATATTTTATAAGAGACAAGGAATTTGACAAGTTTGAACTTTGAACATCTTTACAAGCGACTTAGCTATGCGGAGTTTGCCAGACAGCTAGCCAATTCCCTACAAGAGCTCAAATTTAGCTTGCTAACATACTTGAGTCACACCCAGTATTGTGGGTCCCATGTAGTGTTTTTAGACTCCAAGGTAACAGTTCCTTTGTGAAGTGCAAAGGGACACGGGTGAATTATTCTCCAGCCTGACTCAGTGTGGCAATTTAATTATTTTGTCTACTCTGCAACACTAGTAGCTTAATTGTAAATTGCTGTCACGTTAGCCAGCTAGCGACATGCCACAGGCTATTTTGGTTGGAGGTAGATAACGCTAGCCAGCCACATAAGGAGCAAGCGGCTGGTGTCTTGCTTTTAGGCGCTGTTAATCTGAGAGTGTATCTTGAAAGATAGTGTCATATTTAACAGCTGGCTAAATAGTAGCATTTTAGTGTCTTTGTGATTGTGTTGTAACATGAGCGTGCCGATGTACACATTTGTTCTTCGTGATGATACGAGCAGCATCTATGCTGAAGTTTCTAAAATCCTTCTTGCTTCTGGGAAATGGAAAAGACTAAAGAAGGACAACCCGCGATTCAATTTAATGCTGGGGGAACGAAACAGACTTCCATTTGGACGATTAGGTAAGGACCCTGTTTTAGTTGGTCATTTCTGCAGACTTATGGTCTTTGCATGTTGTGGTTTGGTGGTGCAGCTCACCTGTACAGTAGTTGCAAGAGAAAGTCGCCTGTCTTCAATGTGTGTTTCGGCTGTATGTTTTGTCTGCTTTGGCAAGTTTTACTGAGATATTACAGCCAGTTGTGTCGTTATGACTGTGTATGGCCTGCGTTCACTGACTGTTGTATGAATGGCTACAGGAGCCACTCCTGGGCTGAGGACACTACCTCAGCCTGCATTATGTTAGGATGCAGCGAGTGCCAGAGAGGGCGagtgctctcttcctcctccatgtcaTCTCTACCACCCCGCCCTGTCCTCTCCGCTCCCTGACTATGCCCCAAGCAAGTGCTGAATGTGTCATGTTAGTAATAGCTGTATTTTTAGCCCTGATCTGTGTGTCAGATGATTTGAAAAGAAACGGTGAAATTGTGTACAACATTTGTTGCACTgttttctatatattttttactAACTGCATTGCATTTCCCTCGATACACCTAACAGGCCATGAGCCAGGACTGACCCAGCTCGTGAATTACTACAGAGGAGCTGACAAGCTTTGTCGCAAAGCATCATTGGTCAAGTACGTCGAACATTACTGACACTTTTCTCATGATTTTAGGAATGTTGTCTTGATGGTCATAGTGcatgtcaagccctggcacagGCTCTTGAAGACCTTGTACAATAAAGATTGAAAGCAAGTGCATTGACCAAAAGCAAGGCTTGAAATTCACACCTACCAAATGCTGTTAAAACTTGGTTGTGGCTGGAAATGAATTAGTGTTAGCTAGCTAGTCACTAGATTATTCTGGTACTATGCCATATCAGAGTAGCCCAAATTGAGCtgtttgccccttgtgcatcaattgctAGTCACAATAAATCCCTTTCCTTCATTTGTTTGGTAAATGTAGGATCATCAAGACCAGCCCAGAGCTGTCGGAGTCCCCTACCTGGTTCCCTGAGTCCTACATCATCTACCCGACCAACCTCAACACGCCAGTCGCCCCAGCCACCAATGGCATTGGTCACATGAAGGCCAACCCCAAGACGGATGAGCGGGAGGTGTTCTTAGCTTCGTACCACTGCAGGAAGGAGAGCGGAGACGGAACGGTGTGGATTGCCAAATCGTCTGCTGGAGCCAAAGGTGCAAATggttatcaatcaatcaatcaatcaatcaatcacattTTGCTTCTGTAGCACATTCATCACAACCATATGGTGGACTATCTGTGCTCAAAGGTTAAACTTTGCCTTTTTAATGTAGCTGTGTTACAGCCACCATGGTGTCTATTTTAGTTGTTGCTGTCATGGGTCACATTTTAGGGCATGCAATTTAATTACGCAAACATGTAGTATGTATGCAAGTAAGAAAATCATCCTTAATTGACAATGTGTGTCCTGAAATGTTACTACTGTGCATTCTCAGTGTGCACTGCTGTGATGATACTAAAGTGTTTGTACGATGAAGGCCTGGTTAAAATTGATGCATTGCACATTGCATGTGTGTTGGCGGTTCTTTATACAAGGGTTCACCGAAGTTCATTTGCTATGCAGGGGCTGGAATTCTGATATCCCATGACGCAAATCAGTTGCTGGAGTTCATTGATAATCAGGGACAAGTCCACATCATTCAGAAATACCTAGAGAGACCTCTACTGTTGGAGCCAGGCCATCGCAAGTTTGACATCCGGTAAGGACATCCTCAGATTTGTGCACTGACTAGATGCTTCATGTATTTCCACCCACAGACTGTTAAGAAATgggtttagtttaaaaaaaaattgcaacataTATCTTATCAATTCAAGGACCACAAAAGAATTGAGTACTTTTGAGCTATTGGTGTTAACCTTTTGAGGTGTTGTGCAAAGGTACATTCTTTTCTTTAATTAAAACCGTGTACAGTCTCTATAAACAAAATCAAATACAAACACCAGAAGAATATGCTATACGGAGTAGGCAAAGTAGTTTGTAGCCTATTTGGATCCATTTTGACCTCAGCGGTAATTGCTTCCAGAATATAGTTGTAGTCTAATGTACAGTGAAGGTGTGAACAAATAATTTGtcgctactagggctgtaacgatacactcaactcacgattcggctcgtatcacgatttttgacctacggttcgatacaccccacgatttctgaaatgtatctccactgaaatTTGGAAAAACTCATAAACAaacaaatcataaggttgttttctggactaatgggtaataaaactttgaaagggcgtatcgcgatactgcctccttatatcacgatacagtcgtgactctttgtatcacgatttctcggtccgatacaatatcgttacagccctagtagctaCTGCCAAATCCTAGTCTGAGGAACTCGTATacgaaatatatatatttcctcAATTTATAGCTTGGCCCCctcatagtagcctacctctGTAACCTGGTGTGAAACCCATTTTTAATAAATAAGTCTGCCTCTTTTAGCAGTTTATGTCACAATCAGCTTCTCTTAATCTATGGCAAAAACGGCTGGTTTTGTATTAaaagtaggggtgggcatagattaatttttttaatctagattaatctcactgtaattatgaaattaatctagattaatctagattaatctatatcaaaatggctcattcagaataggcacgatagcgaaataatgccgaaaaaaccttggggtttcttaagacagatggcgcattagaccagagctcatctttttttccaaaatgcatctcatcttcaaaaaatggtcatgttgatgcttggagatgaaaaaatcacagcaatatgtgtaaagtgtgtccaatatgttaggaagcatttacagttataagatactgaaatttcaaaatgaacagcgctataagttgtagaggcaaatacagataaatctatcaaacatttaggctatttaaacaatattacctcaacaattcagcatttcatttctaatggggagagagagagagagagagagagagagagagagagagagagagagagaatctgaaaaggagcagcggctcctttaagagagggaggaactctgcgcgtagtaggcacagcagccctcagcagagccaggctactggatattcctatctagaacctacagcactggcacacggcgatttgacagttgttctcagagttagaatgccagatgagttacaactcgacatgaattcagtttgcaaaaaaaaaaaaagtcaagcgcgacaaccgcgaggtttattaccgtcggacatgagaatatctcactgaatcgcaaatgtgcgcgattgcaacacaaacattcagcgagagtagatattgacagtttcagtttgacaatcttcaaaatgcataggactatcacacggaatgttttgcaattatagcacaggcaagatttctggaagttgtttatgtattctatgcaatgtgtgaggaaatgtaggctatgtcgggctggtagctactcacacacaataatgtctctatgcttcacctcaaacaataacgtctctttagtctaccacttatgaaaaagcactcaaacaacaactaccacggcagagggattaatgttttcagctgcaaacacttcatatttagtaggtctgctgaaacaacaggtggagagaggagaagcgactggagcgcagtctaaaagcgtctgtcaattaaacgctgtggtgacgtgcatacccaaactccaaacctatattttgagaatagattaacgtgcgatattttctttatcgcgcgacaagagtctcacattatcgcagcacgttaacgccgataacggcccaccactaattaaaAGCCTCCTTCAAATTGTAGCCTGCACCTATTTTGTAACCTGGTTCAAACCTGGTCTAATTCGCTATGCGAACAGGCAAAGCATGGCAAGTACTCCCTAACTCCCTCGCTGTCTTTTCCTCTCCAGGAGCTGGGTGCTTGTGGACCATCAGTACAACATCTACCTGTACCGGGAAGGGGTGCTGAGGACGTCCTCGGAGCCGTACAACAGCACAGACCTTGAGGACATGACCAGTCACCTGACTAATCATTGCATCCAGCAGGAGCACTCGCAGAACTACGGCCGCTATGAAGAGGGCAACGAGATGTTCTTCGACGACTTCCGGCAGTACCTCCTCAACACGCACAATGTCACGCTGGAAGCAGCCATTTTACCTCAAATCAAACAGATCATCAGGTATTGGTATTGCGTAGTAGTCTTTTCAGGCAGACGGAGAACTGTGCTAGTGCTGATCCCCACACCTAATCTCAAACCAGCTGACGTATTCGGCTTTGGTAACCTTAAAGTTGGTTTGCGATGTAGACAGAGTAAAACTTGGGAGTTTCTGGGGTTGCTGTGACGCCGCACCCTAAGACACCGGGTTCGTGTCCGGCCTGCGTCATTTCCCGtccctactccatctctctctcccactcacttcgtGTCATCTCTTCACCATCCTATCTGCAAGCATACAAGCCCccaaaacacattaaaaaacatTTTCTAAGTAAATAGTGACAACTGCATAGACATCAGGAGGTTCACCTGGCTCACACACTCAGTAATATAATCAATATGATATGAGCACCTGTGGTTCACCAGTATAACTGGAGCGGGAAATGGCACTGGCACCATTATGCTCAACCTGAATACAACTGAAAACAGAGttgttgagggttttttttcttcaattgttATTTCTCTTCTACCTTCTTAACTGACTTGTGTTTGATGCCTGTTGTTTATACAGAAGCTGTTTAGCATGCATCGAGCCGGCCATCAGCACAAAGCATCTGTCCTACCAGAGCTTCCAGCTCTTTGGCTTCGACTTCATGGTGGACGAAGACTTCAAAGTGTGGCTCATTGAAATCAACGGAGCACCGGCTTGTGCACAGTGAGTGACCGGACCTTTTGCAACTACTTAAAAAGAGAGGATGCAGAGAATTCTGAATGAAATCAGACTAGATGAAATGATGATCCAAGAAGGCACAGAGAGGAGTTAGTTcacagtcagtagttctgtaacTCCAATAAAAATAAAGTCACAACTCTGCCATTAGTAGATCATCGTAATAGTACAGTGCTCCTCTGTCATTATGGAAATAATAGTGCTGTGAGAAACAAAAGGCGTTATACACATATACAATTATTGCTCCTTTAAAAAAACGGCCAGAATAGAACACTGGAGTGATGCTGATCAATTAAAAAATCCATCTGAAAagaatcctctcctatttcaaaGCAGAAAGATTTTTGTTGCCTCTCATCCTTAGTTATATTCCTGTTTTTGGAACCATATATTTCTCCAAAACCCAAATGCATTTAAGTTGTATAAGGCAGCTTATGTTACTCACTCACAGCTTTTGTATTATAATACTTGTGCCTCTATTTAATGCAACGCCGGACTATTTTAGTGCCTAAAAAACTTTTTATCGAGCAAGATGCGCTCATCTCTTGTGTTGTGCAGGAAACTGTACCCGGAGCTTTGCCAAGGAATCGTGGACGTTGCCATCACCACTGTCTTCTCTCTGACTGTcgatcccctctcctcctcgcccCCGTTCTCCACATCGCCATCGCTCAACTCCAACAACTGCTGTTCCTCTCCCAAACTACGAGCGCCACATCAAATCGGCCCCTTCATGAAGTTATGAGCGCACACCCAACCTGCCCCTTGGGACAGAACTGCCTTTCCACCGCCGCACCCGTCGCCCTCCACCCAACTCTACTCCTGACATGGCCCTGGACTAGACTGGACTGGGTCCAGCTGGCTTCTGCTACCAGATGTTGCTCCTCCTCCTGCAAAACAGAACTTCGGAGTAGTAGTGTAGGGTGGGTACAAGTGTCTGTTGACTTTTTTTTGACTTTTTTAAAAACTGCAAATAGTTGTCGGTTTGTGAACACTACGCAGACGTTGGATGATTTAGACATGAAGATGCGAGTATGCGACGGTGCGtatgggtgtgcctgtgtgcataagtgtgcgtgtgcgtgcgattgTGTCGGATGGGGTGTCTGTATGTCAATGAAGATGAAGTCAGTAGTTTGCCTTCCTAGTAAGTCTTACTGGGTCGGCATTCGACAAGGTTCAAGCACT harbors:
- the ttl gene encoding tubulin--tyrosine ligase translates to MSVPMYTFVLRDDTSSIYAEVSKILLASGKWKRLKKDNPRFNLMLGERNRLPFGRLGHEPGLTQLVNYYRGADKLCRKASLVKIIKTSPELSESPTWFPESYIIYPTNLNTPVAPATNGIGHMKANPKTDEREVFLASYHCRKESGDGTVWIAKSSAGAKGAGILISHDANQLLEFIDNQGQVHIIQKYLERPLLLEPGHRKFDIRSWVLVDHQYNIYLYREGVLRTSSEPYNSTDLEDMTSHLTNHCIQQEHSQNYGRYEEGNEMFFDDFRQYLLNTHNVTLEAAILPQIKQIIRSCLACIEPAISTKHLSYQSFQLFGFDFMVDEDFKVWLIEINGAPACAQKLYPELCQGIVDVAITTVFSLTVDPLSSSPPFSTSPSLNSNNCCSSPKLRAPHQIGPFMKL